The nucleotide sequence ATCAGAGAGAAAGGTTAACAGAAATGATTGATGGAAACCTTTTAGAGTGCATGGTATGCtgtgaaaaaatcaaaagagcTGATAAGGTGTGGGCTTGCACCCAATGTTATCATATTATTCACATGAAATGCACTGTGGCATGGGCAGAGTCGTCAAAAGTAGAAGACAATTGGCGCTGTCCTGCATGCCAAAATATTTATGCGGAAGTTCCAAGTCAGTATTTGTGTTTTTGTGGAAAAGTCACAGATCCAAAACAGGACCCCAACATTATACCTCATGGGTGCGACAATATGTGCttaagaaaaggaaaaaattgtGAACATAAATGTAGCATTTTGTGTCACCCAGGGCCTTGCCCTGAATGCACCATTATGGTTTCAAAGCCTTGCGGATGTGGAGCCACCAGCCAGATGGTTAAATGCTGTACAGATCTTAATTTAACTTGTGATTCAGTGTGTAACAAACTTTTAAACTGTGGTTTGCACAGGTGTGTTGCCTCCTGCCATATTGGACCTTGTTTACCATGTGAAGAGATGATTATTCAGGAATGTTTCTGTGGCAAAACTAGCAGAAAAATTCAATGTAATGAGgaaaatgttggaaaaacaCATTTCATATGTGataatatatgtaataaattGCTGCTCTGTGGTAATCACAAATGTCAAAAACAGTGCCATCCAGAAGAATGTGATATTTGTGAAACAGACATTGACATTATTAAATCCTGTTATTGTGGTAAAACTGCATTGAAAAATCCAAGAACTTCATGTCTTGATCCCATTCCCTGTTGTGATAACATATGTGGTAAGCAACTTATATGTGGACCCCCCAGCAATCCTCATCTGTGTAGGGTCAAATGCCATGCAGGCAAATGCCCTCCCTGTCCATCAACAACATTGATTCGATGCCGTTGCGGCCATATGGATAAAGAAATAGCATGTCTGAAACTTACAAGCAAAGCAGATGATCAAAGATGTGacaaaaaatgcacaaaaaaacGTCTTTGTGGAAAGCACACCTGTAAGCAAAAATGCTGCATTGAAATTGAGCATATATGTCCACTGCCATGTAACAAACTACTCACTTGTGGCCTTCATAGATGTGATCTCACATGTCATTCAGGACGCTGCCCTCCTTGCATTGAAACCAGTTTTGAAGAAATGTTTTGTGAGTGTGGGGCCAGTGTTCTTTATCCACCCATTCCATGTGGAACAAAACCACCTCTTTGCCAGAAACCTTGTTCCAAGCCCCGCCCATGTGGACACCCACCGAATCATGAATGCCATCCTGGTACCTGTCCTCCATGCTATGTGCTAACTAAACAGTGGTGTTTTGGCAAACATGAACAAAGATCATGCATTCCCTGCAATCAACATAGCTTCAGTTGTGGCTTGCCTTGTGGAAAACCAATGCCATGTGGTAGACACAAATGTGTCAAACCATGTCATGATGATGATTGTCCAGTGCCTTGTACCCAGCCATGTACCACTCCAAGGATGCTGTGTGGCCATCCTTGCAATAAACCTTGTCACAATCCCCCTTGCCCGGAAAGTAACTGCAGACAATTGGTTCCAGTAACTTGCTTGTGTGGTTTGCGGAAAAGCACCAAAGTATGTCTGGACTTAACTGATGAATTCAGGAATATTGAAATGTctcagttaaaagaaaaaatgactTATCTCTCATGCAATCAGAGCATAGATTTAACAGACACAACAGTAAAAAAACCATCAGTTCTAAAAATCCTCGATTGCAATGATGAATGTAAAGTGGTTGAAAGAAACAGAAGGTTGGCCATTGGGCTGCAGATTCAGAACCCTGACTTAAGCCAGAAACTTACACCGAGGTATTCAGAGTTACTGAAGCAATGGGCCAAAAAGGACCCAAAGTTTTGCCAAAGGGTCCATGATAAACTCACAGAACTAGTACAGCTTTCTAAACAGAGCAAACAGAAGAGTCGAGCCTTTTCGTTTGAGTCTATGAACCGCGATAAGCGCCAGTTTATCCATGAATACTGCGAATATTTTGGGGTGGAAAGTGCCGCTTATGATGCAGAACCAAATAGAAATGTTGTTGCAACAGCAATTAAGGACAAGTCCTGGTTACCTAGCATGAGTCTTTTAGAGGTGCTTCAAAGGGAAAACGGACAAAGGAAAGTGCCCGGTCCCATTTTATGTAATAGTTCCTCCCACCATTCTGAGACTGTGTCCTTAAGGCTGCCTTCAAGTTCAAAAAGAATTGAGTAAAAACCATaatatatatcaaattaaaatcatatatgTATAACTTCATCATATGTGATGAATGTGGTAATTTGAATATAAGTTGTAATTGCAAATATGGGATTTAATCATTTAAAGGTGTGCTTAAGACAATAAAAAATGAGTACATTTAAGGATTAGTTATGTTTTATACAATTGTTTTGCCTTATAAATTATACTATGTGTTGGATGCAATAAGGGATATTTAATATGTAATATTAGTTTGACAGAGtggtttaaatttgaaatgcatatatttacaaacaaaattgaTAAAGATCATTACTTATGACATCATTAAGGAGCAGTGCTGATTATAAAGTGTTTCCTTAACATGTTGTCACATAAATTTAGTACAAAGATTTCTAAGTTAAACCAAGATAAAATTCTGTTCTTAAGCACTTTATTAGCAAAATATGGttgtttactattatttttttccactaATAGTACAAGTTAAGTATATTTACATTTTGATGAGAAAACAGTGTTTAAAATTGATCTTTTTATTCAAATGATTCTTCATAGTTGCTCAAACATGACTCTGCTTggtaatgttaattattttactaaacaaatttttggttttagtttATAATTAATCAAGCTCACAATAGCTCAAGAGTTGTATAGAACCATCAGAAAATGCCCTGTATGTTGTCAGCCTTGTTATACATttaaacagaattttttttgtgtgtttaGTGTTGGAAATCCTTGACATTCAATCACTCTGTATATCTAATAATGTTTTCCTATTTGTCCATATTTCCACTTTAGGCAGGTATTACAACATTTCCATAATTCTGGCTAATGTAGTAAATATAGACAAAAAGAAACAAAGTTTGTTTTTGCAGATAAAAGATGTTTTgttgaaattaatttcttttataagataaaaaaagCTTGGACTACAAAATTATGGCTGatacttttaaatttcaatGAGCTCAAATTAATATATCACTAAACCATAATTATGTGGTTTCAAGCTAAGAttgcttttttataatatggaGTTGTAGATACCCAGAAAGAGTCATTTCCGCAAAAGAAATGTGCACATTTTGCGAATGTTATATTGTTAAGTAATGTAGCAGatcttttgattattttattggGACTTTATAGTTTGCACTTAGGTATCAGTCAAATATATTGTTAAGGCAAAGGGGTGAAAACTAATTATTGGGAaggttttttttagaattactTTTAAGCGCTTTCATTTCATAGTGTTAAGTATTTGtatactttataaataaaaagttgtttcattatcttaattttattattctatttttgacCAAAAGCCTGAAagtatcaaaattattatttttttcgatttaatgactacagaatattttaaatttcaagtatGATTCTTATcttcaataaacattttttttaattccaaaattaaGTATATCATTTTATACATACTTTAACTTAACAAGCGCAAAAGTGATGGCGAAGAAAGCTTAACACAGAAACAATATGCCTTATATCACAACTAACAAACATGCTCAGAATCATCGAAAAAACTTGAAGTAGCCCCATaacaagttttttgttttaatgtagGTGGCTTACGTACTAAACTTCAggaattacataataatattatatgttcTAACTATGATATCTTAATATTTGTTGAGAGTTGGCTCTCTGATGATTTTTCGGATGCTGAATTGGCTGTGAAATTTTTCAATCTGTTTCGCTGTGATAGATCGTCTTCTAGAAGCAATAAACGCAGAGGTGGAGGTGtattaatttacattagagACTTTATAAATGCTAAAAAACTTAGATTACAGTACAATTCAGTTGAGCAATTATTTTTAGCTTGTAATCACAGTACACAGAGACTGTTCCATATCTGAACagcaacaaatttaaaagaaagccTAAAAGCTGCAAGCTTGCATGAGAATGGACAAATTCTTGAAGCTGGTGTCTTATGCCGGTTGTCCTCTTTTTATAACTCTGTATACAAACATGTGCATGTGCAGTAGtcttctattattcatattaagaATTTGATTAGCGTTAAGGTACGGTGTTATGTGATCTCATGCAGGAATTTTGAACTCTTTGAATAGCCTTTTTGGTGCTTACAGATAAGGAATCCTCATAAATTACGTCCCCATAATCGAACAAATACCTTTGTGTACTGTGCTTGTAATGTGGGCGGGAGTAGTTTTGTAATTGGAGGGGTGTATATCCCACCTGGGTCCAATACGGATTCTTATGAAGGACATTGTCAGTCAGTTGATATTCTCAGGCAACAATTTTCAAACTctgagtttattatttttggtgattttaatgtcCCGGATGGTCTTTGGGAAAATGATGAGTTTGGAACTGTTGTTAGATGCCCACCTAACTCATGTGGAATAATACTTGGGGAGTTTTATtcttaccttaacttttttcaaaggaattttgtGCCAAATGATAGAAATACCTTTCTTGATCTCACTTTTACAAATAGGAATGATCTAGTGGTGAGTGAAGCTGTTGActgtgtttttgataaatctgtCTATCATAAGCcttatcattttaaattaacttttagcAATGgtaaagaaaaactttaaattttgtacagttCTTCTATGACTTtagaaatgcaaattatttgggtgttaatagttatttgtgtgGAGTTAATTGGGACCATGTtttgaatgtaattaatattgatgATGCGGTTTCAGAGTTCTATCATATATTGAATATGGATATAGCTTTGTTTGTGCCTCTTAAGAGATTCAAAACCTCGTCTTTTCCCAGTTGGTTTTCAGGGGAGTTAAAGTACTTGATCcagcaaaagaaaatttcacataaaaaatatcagtctAGTCATACTGTTGCAGACTACGAAGTCTTTTCAGATCTTAGAGCTAGGTGCAAAACTCTAACGGAGACTTGTTACCAGAACTTTATTTCAAGAGTTTGCAGGTTGTGAACAAATTGCAGAGGGGTTTGCCAGGTTTTTTTCTACTGTCTATAATAGAGATAATAATGTCTTACCTTCTCGGCAGGCTGGTGTAAACATGACTATTCCAAATCCTAAATTAtctattggattaatttttgataagatcTTTCGATTACCCCTTAAACTTAGTGCTGGCCCTGATGGTAtacccaattattttttgagaaaatgtgtatGTGCCCTCTCTTATcccctctttattttattcagtaggtCTTTAGTCTTGACAGTTTTTCCATCCCAGTGGAAACTCAGTTTTATTacgcctatatttaaatgtggtgctGCTAATGAAATGATCAATTACAGGAGTGTGTGTGTACAGTCTGCCATTCCAAAACTCCTAGACAGTCttatttatgaccaaattaatttttattgcaaagaactTCTGTTAAGTGAACAGCATGGCTTCAGTCATGGCAAGTCTGCTATTACAAACTTGTTGCTGTATCAGGGTGCTCTGTTAGATACTTTGGAGAGAGGTGAACAATtggatgtaatatatacagacttttccaaggcatttgacagtgtcaaccatagcttattactagaaaaattgagactttttggtttttcagattgtttggtggCCTAGTTTGCAAGTtttctttctgacagatttcagcAGGTACAAATTGGGGATGCTAGGTCGCATCTTATCAGTGTGACctctggggttccacagggtggtcattgttctcccctgttgttcaatattttcattaatgatattttggtttgctttaaaaatagtaattttttgttatttgccgatgatttaaagttttatagggtGATCAGTTCAGAACAAGACATGGTTCTCTTGCAAGATGATCTGAATAGATTGTGTGAATGGTATGTATTGGTAATAGTTTGGCTCTGAATGTGGGTAAATGCAGTTACATTAGtttttacaaaagaaacaaacgggtaatttcctcctatactattgataatgttaatcttaggtacactgaagtagtaaaggaccttggtatcttttttgatgaacaattgaattttaatacccatgtaaatactattataactaaagcatcTAAGGTCCTTGTAAGAATCTGTCGgttgaaacttgcaaaaggttgtacatatcacttgttgtctctttgttggagtatggatcaataatttggtctcctcggtacatgaataattgtatggcactggagagggttcaaaataaatttctacgattctgcctttataaactttgcatttcagttcctaatgaccattgttatgatgaagcaatgaacttgctgaatatgcggagtttacttaagagacgcactgagaatgatttggtgtttatttataaacttttgaatggccttgtgatttgtcccgaactacttaataggatttcatttaatattccacaCCGTAATCTGAGGGTaaatcgattgttttctttgccttatCATCGTACCAACTATGCTATGCACTCGCCTGTCGAAAGTACCTTGAGGCTGGTAAACTctactggaattgaagttttgggaatttccttattgcattttaggagtcttattaagagcttgtaggattttgttttttgaattaattttgctccatgattaataatttgaaatacatttgatcattgtcattgataataatatattttgttttttcttagctgATTTTGCATTGTTAACTGTTCAGATTTTGAGAGAATATTGTTACTACTTGTTAAACAGTTtaattatccttggtattaagtttaagtctgataattattgttaattagtaattagtggttaggtagtatagctttaatttctttttcagaaatatatatattttttgtaatggggttgatcccgtgtattgattaaaataaaaaataaaaaaaaataaataaaacttaatacagTAGAAAGAAAAGGAAATTCACTTAACTTCAACAAAGCATTGATATCAGAGACAATATTTTCATTGACCTGTACTTAATGTATGCATGTTTAAGGACTGATACACCAACTTCGTACTAGTTCTGTAATgcaaatttaataatgtttttattacaCAATTTCGGAGGGTTcgaattttgttaaatttag is from Anthonomus grandis grandis chromosome 14, icAntGran1.3, whole genome shotgun sequence and encodes:
- the LOC126744783 gene encoding protein shuttle craft — protein: MSSYRNNRGGYYYSADNRSANWSSNSAQDIHVHSSRGNSSENYPSQGTSQGAVRRQPYNRPEYGYHQPDRPENCSDLQPDAPEFYPSGGSENTGAVRKRYRDKNTYDNNWRSSKSNFKSQSYNSKPSYKRNNFQNASSSKNQNFNYQETLDESCRDSNSMGDVQCERRYENTHHNNGYRSKYGNYQQNYEFSNNYGRSYSNGYKKHQKKTFPVSTKTNRGYNASNPNSSERKANNSVGKENLLKRNLSTADQRERLTEMIDGNLLECMVCCEKIKRADKVWACTQCYHIIHMKCTVAWAESSKVEDNWRCPACQNIYAEVPSQYLCFCGKVTDPKQDPNIIPHGCDNMCLRKGKNCEHKCSILCHPGPCPECTIMVSKPCGCGATSQMVKCCTDLNLTCDSVCNKLLNCGLHRCVASCHIGPCLPCEEMIIQECFCGKTSRKIQCNEENVGKTHFICDNICNKLLLCGNHKCQKQCHPEECDICETDIDIIKSCYCGKTALKNPRTSCLDPIPCCDNICGKQLICGPPSNPHLCRVKCHAGKCPPCPSTTLIRCRCGHMDKEIACLKLTSKADDQRCDKKCTKKRLCGKHTCKQKCCIEIEHICPLPCNKLLTCGLHRCDLTCHSGRCPPCIETSFEEMFCECGASVLYPPIPCGTKPPLCQKPCSKPRPCGHPPNHECHPGTCPPCYVLTKQWCFGKHEQRSCIPCNQHSFSCGLPCGKPMPCGRHKCVKPCHDDDCPVPCTQPCTTPRMLCGHPCNKPCHNPPCPESNCRQLVPVTCLCGLRKSTKVCLDLTDEFRNIEMSQLKEKMTYLSCNQSIDLTDTTVKKPSVLKILDCNDECKVVERNRRLAIGLQIQNPDLSQKLTPRYSELLKQWAKKDPKFCQRVHDKLTELVQLSKQSKQKSRAFSFESMNRDKRQFIHEYCEYFGVESAAYDAEPNRNVVATAIKDKSWLPSMSLLEVLQRENGQRKVPGPILCNSSSHHSETVSLRLPSSSKRIE